Proteins co-encoded in one Halorussus lipolyticus genomic window:
- a CDS encoding GAF domain-containing protein — protein MTGATVLYVDPDESRRAAALEQLRAESDAGEVRPAASVEDATEWVRENPTDCVVTEYDLGDWTGFDLAERVREVRPSVGCVLYTAADRSAFATEEFGNAVAEYVDRDTPNAARRLWDVVEFTATLRAQTAYPVPQNEQERLDALDDYDLDPEALEAEVERITDLTAQHLDTPLASVNIIKEHSQEFLACHGADWTPTHREESICTYAIVDDEDVTVIEDVHEDPRFEHNDELRDLGIRSYAGADLTISEGLTIGTLCAYDEERRTFSDDDRAFLRTLADVTTDLLELHNEVTELRDELADSERDAPEARLGGGRE, from the coding sequence ATGACAGGAGCGACCGTCCTTTACGTGGACCCCGACGAATCGAGGAGAGCGGCGGCGCTGGAACAACTGCGGGCCGAGAGCGACGCCGGCGAGGTCCGGCCCGCGGCGTCGGTCGAGGACGCCACCGAGTGGGTCCGGGAGAACCCGACCGACTGCGTGGTGACGGAGTACGACCTCGGCGACTGGACCGGGTTCGACCTCGCCGAGCGCGTCCGCGAGGTCCGGCCGAGCGTCGGGTGTGTCCTCTACACCGCGGCCGACCGGTCGGCGTTCGCCACCGAGGAGTTCGGAAACGCCGTGGCCGAGTACGTGGACCGCGACACCCCGAACGCCGCCCGGCGGTTGTGGGACGTGGTGGAGTTCACCGCCACGCTCCGCGCCCAGACCGCCTACCCCGTCCCGCAGAACGAACAGGAGCGACTCGACGCGCTCGACGACTACGACCTCGACCCCGAGGCGCTGGAGGCCGAAGTCGAGCGAATCACCGACCTCACAGCCCAGCACCTCGACACGCCGCTGGCGTCGGTCAACATCATCAAGGAACACAGCCAAGAGTTTCTGGCGTGCCACGGCGCGGACTGGACGCCGACCCACCGCGAGGAGTCCATCTGCACCTACGCCATCGTGGACGACGAGGACGTGACCGTCATCGAGGACGTACACGAAGACCCCCGGTTCGAACACAACGACGAGTTACGGGACCTCGGGATTCGCTCCTACGCGGGGGCCGACCTGACCATCTCGGAGGGGTTGACCATCGGGACGCTCTGCGCCTACGACGAGGAGCGACGGACCTTCTCGGACGACGACCGGGCGTTCCTCCGGACGCTCGCGGACGTGACCACCGACCTCCTCGAACTCCACAACGAGGTCACGGAACTCCGGGACGAACTCGCCGACTCGGAACGCGACGCGCCCGAGGCCCGACTCGGAGGTGGTCGTGAGTGA
- a CDS encoding NAD(P)/FAD-dependent oxidoreductase, translating into MRIAVLGAGYAGLTLARKLEGTVPDDVEILVVERTGSHLVQHELHRVVRRPSLADEIEVDLEDVLDRATVRQAEVADVDPDENVVTLSSGETIDYDYAGVCLGAETAFYDLPGVEDHATPLKTLDHAERIRAEFLDALDSADAGDSPANVVVGGAGLSGVQVAGELAAFAREEDAEERVTITLLEQLDSVAPAFPENFQEAVRDQLEARDVEVRTGTAVSSASASAIELETGNEIAYDQFVWTGGIRGPSALGGERPAVKNTLLLGDGTFVVGDSARVVDADGEPVPASAQAAVREARVVARNIASLAEYDREGDDLFEPRLEPFAFDSPGWLVSVGDGAVAQIGPKVLTGRPAKALKTTVGAGYLSSVGAIRNAADLVTEELGYGKKSKTD; encoded by the coding sequence ATGCGAATCGCTGTCCTCGGCGCGGGTTACGCCGGACTGACCCTCGCGCGAAAACTGGAAGGCACCGTCCCCGACGACGTGGAGATTCTGGTGGTCGAACGCACCGGGAGCCACCTCGTCCAGCACGAACTCCACCGCGTCGTCCGCAGACCCTCGCTGGCCGACGAAATCGAGGTGGACCTCGAAGACGTGCTGGACCGGGCGACGGTCCGGCAGGCCGAAGTCGCCGACGTGGACCCCGACGAGAACGTCGTCACGCTGTCCTCGGGCGAGACCATCGACTACGACTACGCCGGGGTCTGTCTCGGGGCCGAGACCGCATTCTACGACCTGCCGGGCGTCGAGGACCACGCCACGCCCCTCAAGACCCTCGACCACGCCGAGCGAATCCGGGCCGAGTTCCTCGACGCGCTCGATTCGGCCGACGCAGGGGACTCGCCAGCCAACGTCGTGGTCGGCGGCGCGGGCCTCTCGGGCGTCCAAGTCGCCGGAGAACTCGCGGCCTTCGCCCGCGAGGAGGACGCCGAGGAACGAGTCACCATCACGCTCCTCGAACAACTGGACAGCGTGGCCCCCGCTTTCCCGGAGAACTTCCAAGAAGCCGTCCGCGACCAACTCGAAGCCCGCGATGTCGAGGTCCGGACCGGGACCGCGGTGTCGTCGGCCTCGGCGTCGGCCATCGAACTCGAAACCGGCAACGAGATAGCTTACGACCAGTTCGTCTGGACCGGGGGCATCCGCGGTCCGTCGGCACTCGGTGGCGAGCGCCCCGCGGTCAAGAACACGTTGCTCCTCGGCGACGGCACCTTCGTCGTGGGCGATTCTGCTCGCGTGGTGGACGCTGACGGCGAACCGGTCCCGGCGAGCGCGCAGGCCGCGGTCAGGGAGGCCCGCGTCGTGGCCCGGAACATCGCCAGCCTCGCGGAGTACGACCGCGAGGGCGACGACCTCTTCGAGCCGAGACTCGAACCCTTCGCGTTCGACTCGCCGGGATGGCTGGTCTCTGTCGGCGACGGCGCGGTGGCTCAAATCGGCCCGAAGGTGCTGACCGGCCGCCCCGCGAAGGCGCTCAAGACCACCGTCGGGGCTGGATACCTCTCGTCGGTGGGCGCGATTCGGAACGCCGCGGACCTCGTTACCGAGGAGCTAGGATACGGAAAGAAGTCGAAGACCGATTAG
- the mvaD gene encoding phosphomevalonate decarboxylase MvaD, whose product MKATAKAHPIQGLVKYHGMRDEDLRLPYHDSISLCTAPSHTKTTVEFDPDLDADTFVVGGEELQAHEADRVASVVAEVRARADADHAQYPVRLESENSFPSNVGLGSSSSGFAAAAMALAEAADLDLSRPEISTIARRGSSSAARAVTGGFSDLHTGLNDEDCRSERLESPLEDDVRIVAGLVPAYKETEHAHREAADSHMFEARLSHIHDQLAEMRDALREGDFQRVFETAEHDSLSLAATTMTGPSGWVYWKPETIAIFNAVRQLREEEDVPVYFSTDTGASVYVNTTEEYVERVREVVSDCGVETMVWEVGGPARILDESEALF is encoded by the coding sequence ATGAAGGCGACCGCGAAGGCCCACCCGATTCAGGGCTTGGTCAAGTACCACGGGATGCGCGACGAAGACCTGCGTCTCCCCTACCACGACAGCATCAGCCTCTGCACCGCGCCGAGTCACACCAAGACCACCGTCGAGTTCGACCCCGACCTCGACGCCGACACCTTCGTCGTCGGCGGCGAGGAGTTACAGGCCCACGAGGCCGACCGAGTAGCCAGCGTCGTCGCCGAGGTCCGAGCGCGGGCCGACGCCGACCACGCTCAGTACCCAGTCCGACTGGAGAGCGAGAACTCCTTCCCCTCGAACGTGGGGCTTGGGTCCTCGTCGTCCGGGTTCGCCGCCGCCGCGATGGCGCTGGCCGAGGCCGCGGACCTCGACCTCTCTCGGCCCGAAATCTCGACCATCGCGCGCCGCGGTTCATCCTCGGCGGCCCGCGCCGTCACCGGCGGGTTCTCCGACCTCCACACCGGTCTCAACGACGAGGACTGTCGCTCGGAACGCCTCGAATCGCCGCTCGAAGACGACGTGCGAATCGTCGCGGGACTGGTCCCGGCGTACAAGGAGACCGAACACGCCCACCGCGAGGCCGCCGACAGCCACATGTTCGAGGCGCGACTCTCGCACATCCACGACCAACTCGCCGAGATGCGCGACGCGCTCCGCGAGGGCGATTTCCAGCGCGTCTTCGAGACGGCGGAACACGACTCGCTCTCGCTGGCGGCGACCACGATGACCGGCCCCTCCGGGTGGGTCTACTGGAAGCCAGAGACCATCGCCATCTTCAACGCCGTCCGGCAACTCCGCGAGGAGGAAGACGTGCCGGTCTACTTCTCGACCGACACCGGCGCGAGCGTCTACGTCAACACGACCGAGGAGTACGTCGAGAGAGTCCGAGAAGTCGTCTCCGACTGCGGCGTCGAGACGATGGTCTGGGAAGTCGGCGGTCCCGCCCGGATTCTGGACGAGAGCGAAGCCCTGTTCTAA
- a CDS encoding DUF7321 family protein: MASETLVAAGMALVVTASLPFYLYGAWYILDQEVVTWDVLIHHLKYITVGLLLTTIPVVGWMAPRFFDQLGGFAALHAFLGLQAYAMLVVALTGIVRIFQVKHQHDLYDTADRDVDIGELHENMGAWRGRLRIGVAGYVFFWLLAWLVGMIRFFLDYVLY, from the coding sequence ATGGCGAGCGAGACCCTCGTTGCCGCCGGGATGGCCCTCGTGGTCACCGCCAGTCTCCCCTTCTACCTCTACGGGGCGTGGTACATTCTGGACCAAGAGGTGGTGACGTGGGACGTGCTGATACACCACCTCAAGTACATCACGGTGGGCCTCCTGCTGACGACGATTCCCGTCGTGGGGTGGATGGCCCCGCGCTTCTTCGACCAGTTGGGCGGATTCGCGGCGCTCCACGCCTTTCTGGGCTTGCAGGCCTACGCGATGCTCGTCGTCGCGCTGACGGGCATCGTCCGCATCTTTCAGGTCAAGCACCAGCACGATTTGTACGACACCGCGGACCGCGACGTGGACATCGGGGAACTCCACGAGAACATGGGCGCGTGGCGGGGCCGGCTCCGCATCGGGGTCGCGGGCTACGTCTTCTTCTGGCTGTTGGCGTGGCTGGTCGGAATGATTCGGTTCTTCTTGGACTACGTGCTGTACTGA
- a CDS encoding RAD55 family ATPase produces MSQRQTARYEFDDDLPIEGVEPGTNLLVSGATMAGTRDLALRLVTAGNERDEGMVLVTTNKGGEKVLSECDRLCGGVERDRFGIVDCVSKQHGRERFSERIETVSSPGDLTGIGIEFSGLYQTIHRASAERVRAGLYSLSTLLMYSEFQTVSRFVHTVSGRIAATDGLGVFLIDPSTQDERVVSTMTQLCDGRIDVRERDGDRELRVRGLSGHSREWTEF; encoded by the coding sequence GTGAGCCAACGCCAGACCGCGCGCTACGAGTTCGACGACGACCTGCCCATCGAGGGGGTCGAACCGGGGACGAACCTCCTCGTGTCGGGGGCGACGATGGCAGGGACGCGGGACCTCGCGCTCCGCCTCGTCACCGCCGGCAACGAACGCGACGAGGGGATGGTGCTGGTCACGACCAACAAGGGCGGCGAGAAGGTGCTGTCCGAGTGCGACCGGCTCTGCGGCGGCGTCGAACGCGACCGGTTCGGCATCGTGGACTGCGTGAGCAAACAGCACGGTAGGGAACGGTTCTCCGAGCGCATCGAAACCGTGTCGAGTCCGGGTGACCTGACCGGCATCGGCATCGAGTTCTCGGGCCTGTATCAGACCATCCACCGGGCGAGCGCCGAGCGCGTCCGGGCCGGTCTCTACTCGCTCTCGACGCTGTTGATGTACTCGGAGTTCCAGACCGTCTCGCGGTTCGTCCACACCGTCAGCGGGCGCATCGCGGCCACGGACGGTCTCGGCGTGTTCCTCATCGACCCCTCGACGCAGGACGAGCGCGTGGTCAGCACCATGACCCAACTCTGCGACGGCCGCATCGACGTTCGAGAGCGCGACGGCGACCGAGAGCTTCGAGTTCGGGGCCTCAGCGGCCACTCGCGGGAGTGGACCGAGTTCTGA
- the nth gene encoding endonuclease III: MGEPLDTREAQAEEVIDRLYDEYPDSTISLNFSNRLELLIAVMLSAQCTDERVNKETEHLFEKYETVEDYAEADEDELSDDIGSITYHNSKADYIKTSAQLIRDEYGGEVPDTMDELTELKGVGRKTANVVLQHGHDVVEGIVVDTHVQRISRRLGLTEEERPEAIEEDLMGIVPEDEWQKYTHLFISHGRATCTARNPDCSDCVLEDLCPSSKVDHDVDLASGEAWK; this comes from the coding sequence ATGGGAGAGCCACTCGACACCCGCGAGGCCCAAGCCGAGGAGGTCATCGACCGACTCTACGACGAGTATCCCGACTCGACTATCTCGCTCAACTTCTCGAACCGACTCGAACTCCTGATTGCGGTGATGCTGTCGGCGCAGTGTACCGACGAGCGCGTGAACAAGGAGACCGAACACCTGTTCGAGAAGTACGAGACCGTCGAGGACTACGCCGAGGCCGACGAGGACGAGCTTTCGGACGACATCGGCTCCATCACCTACCACAACAGCAAGGCCGACTACATCAAGACCTCTGCCCAACTCATCAGGGACGAGTACGGCGGCGAGGTCCCCGACACGATGGACGAACTCACTGAACTCAAGGGCGTCGGGCGCAAGACCGCCAACGTGGTCCTCCAGCACGGCCACGACGTGGTGGAGGGCATCGTGGTGGACACCCACGTCCAGCGCATCTCGCGCAGACTCGGCCTCACGGAGGAGGAGCGCCCCGAGGCCATCGAGGAGGACCTGATGGGCATCGTGCCCGAGGACGAGTGGCAGAAGTACACCCACCTGTTCATCAGCCACGGGCGAGCGACCTGCACCGCCCGGAACCCCGACTGCTCGGACTGCGTGCTGGAGGATTTGTGTCCCTCCTCGAAGGTGGACCACGACGTGGACTTGGCGAGTGGCGAGGCGTGGAAGTAG